The Apus apus isolate bApuApu2 chromosome 8, bApuApu2.pri.cur, whole genome shotgun sequence genome has a window encoding:
- the LXN gene encoding latexin: protein MELPPACSAARRAAALAAAYTCYRRGGPGRGLGLRDVRRARGQDIEGVGRKYHLELVLEDVLDRERTVNCTAEVLYHLGNSRIAPDVQFTLEGELKNTDEADNVFYSRIKSLKKELVAEYIPDSHGNVPPEMEPIHLLAWVASGYVIWQNSTENTKFQLAQIKHVKQVKRSDEYLEFDYLVLLHEMVSQEIIPWQMTVLWHPQHGVQVTRDSRQPQHPLE, encoded by the exons ATGGAGCTGCCGCCCGCCTGCTCCGCCGCCCGCCGGGCCGCCGCGCTGGCCGCTGCCTACACCTGCtaccggcggggcgggcccggccgcgggctggggctgcgggacGTGCGGCGGGCCCGGGGGCAG GACATTGAAGGCGTTGGCCGCAAGTACCACCTGGAGCTGGTGTTAGAAGATGTCCTTGACAGA GAGAGGACTGTTAACTGCACAGCTGAGGTTCTTTATCACCTGGGCAACAGCAGGATTGCTCCAGATGTCCAGTTCACACTTGAAGGAGAACTGAAGAACACAGATGAAGCAGATAATGTATTTTACAGCCGAATCAAGAGCCTGAAGAAAGAGCTGGTGGCAGAATACATACCAG ACAGCCACGGCAACGTGCCCCCAGAAATGGAGCCCATCCACCTGCTGGCTTGGGTGGCCTCTGGCTACGTGATATGGCAGAACTCAACTGAAAACACCAAGTTCCAGCTTGCCCAAATTAAACACGTGAAGCAAGTG AAAAGAAGTGATGAGTATCTTGAATTTGACTACTTGGTTCTGCTTCATGAAATGGTGTCCCAG GAGATCATTCCCTGGCAAATGACAGTTCTCTGGCACCCACAGCATGGTGTCCAAGTGACACGGGACAGCCGACAGCCACAACACCCACTGGAGTAA